CAACTACTGCTGCAACAACTACTGGTGGAAATGGTGGTGCAACTACTTCAACAACTTCTATAGGTGTAACTGCTGGTGGAAGTGGTGGTGCAACTACTAAAAGACCAGCCACTACTTCAACAGCTTCTGGAGGTGCAACTACTGCTGCAACAACTACTGGTGGATGTGCTGCAAATATTTCTGTAAATTTTGCAAATGTTGCTCAACCAACAAGCCAATTTAGTACTCAACAGTCAACTACTAGTGCTAGTGGCTCAAAGAAGAGTAGCAAAGTTAAAAGAGGTGGTGCAAATCCCGGATATAAGAGGCCAATAACAGAGAAGTCAAGAACAGCTGGTTTTGGTGTGCTATTTGGAGCAAATGGTAGTGTGATTGAGAGGGTAAGTATTATCATTTAAGAACCTTTAGTTTGATTCTATAGAATCTCTCTAACTAATATCATTATTGCCTTTTAACAATCTGAAACTACTGATAGAGTGTTACATTGTGTACAATTGAAGGGTTCAGTGCCTACCAATATCGATCTTGGTTACAAACCCAATGGACTAAGGTGGAAGGGTTAAGCTGCAGTTACTCAAAGGCAGCTACAAGAATAAAGTTACAAGTGAGCCACTCAGTCCACACCAAGCACTCAAGACACATAATATTTCATAGTAAAAGACTCATGTTTTGCCTAGCTAAATTCTCAATGACATTGTCTATGATACTTTTCACtattaacttaattttcaaCTGTTGTGTTAGCTTGTTATGACAAATAAGTTATTTTTGCTTATGAATTTGCT
This genomic stretch from Solanum stenotomum isolate F172 chromosome 10, ASM1918654v1, whole genome shotgun sequence harbors:
- the LOC125842949 gene encoding uncharacterized protein LOC125842949, encoding MTNIKIWPKSTRPSIEPPEITPMPRRTRKKRSKDSDEPSKKKFGKATRKGRKMKCSLCRNFGHNKKGCPIAISFKNGYTTGTARTATGGNGGATTSTASTGVIGGATGGATSESGGATTAATTTGGNGGATTSTTSIGVTAGGSGGATTKRPATTSTASGGATTAATTTGGCAANISVNFANVAQPTSQFSTQQSTTSASGSKKSSKVKRGGANPGYKRPITEKSRTAGFGVLFGANGSVIERGSVPTNIDLGYKPNGLRWKG